The Saccharomyces mikatae IFO 1815 strain IFO1815 genome assembly, chromosome: 13 genome has a segment encoding these proteins:
- the CMP2 gene encoding calcineurin catalytic subunit A (similar to Saccharomyces cerevisiae CNA1 (YLR433C) and CMP2 (YML057W); ancestral locus Anc_4.313): MSSDAIRNTEQINAAIKIIENKTERPPLSATPIDSKTRTVAAASSTCTHASRDLTQYTLDDGRTVSTNRRIMSNVPTITPHIPTDEELFEASGIPRHEFLREHFKREGKLSITQAAKIITLATELFSKEPNLISVPAPITVCGDIHGQYFDLLKLFEVGGDPATTSYLFLGDYVDRGSFSFECLIYLYSLKLNFNDHFWLLRGNHECKHLTSYFTFKNEMLHKYNLDIYEKCCESFNNLPLAALMNGQYLCVHGGISPELNSLQDINNLNRFREIPSHGLMCDLLWADPIEEYDEVMDKDLTEEDIVNAKTMVPHHGKMAPSRDMFVPNSVRGCSYAFTYRAACHFLQETGLLSIIRAHEAQDAGYRMYKNTKTLGFPSLLTLFSAPNYLDTYNNKAAILKYENNVMNIRQFNMTPHPYWLPDFMDVFTWSLPFVGEKVTEMLVAILNICTEDELEVDTPVIEELVGTNTKLPQNSKSKGTPQGTTSTSSRHVSILDDEHRRKALRNKILAVAKVSRMYSVLREETNKVQFLKDHNSGVLPRGALSNGVKGLDEALSTFERARKHDLINEKLPPSLDELKNENKKYYEKVWEKVHEHDAKKDGK, encoded by the coding sequence ATGTCTTCAGACGCTATAAGAAATACTGAACAGATAAACGCCGCTATTAAAATtatagaaaacaaaacagaGCGTCCACCATTATCCGCAACTCCCATAGATTCCAAGACTCGtactgttgctgctgctagTTCTACCTGCACACATGCTTCCAGAGACCTCACACAGTATACCTTAGATGATGGAAGGACTGTGTCGACCAATCGCAGAATAATGAGTAATGTTCCCACTATAACGCCTCACATTCCAACGGATGAAGAGCTGTTTGAGGCCAGCGGAATACCTCGCCACGAGTTCTTAAGAGAGCATTTCAAGCGCGAGGGTAAATTGTCGATTACACAGGCGGCCAAAATCATTACGCTTGCCACAGAATTATTTAGCAAAGAACCAAATCTTATATCTGTCCCCGCTCCAATCACGGTCTGTGGTGACATCCATGGCCAATACTTTGATCTGTTGAAGTTGTTTGAGGTGGGCGGTGACCCGGCCACCACGTCGTATCTATTTTTGGGTGATTACGTCGATAGAGGATCATTCTCGTTCGAGTGtcttatttatttatattctttgaaGCTGAATTTTAACGATCATTTCTGGCTGCTAAGGGGTAACCACGAATGTAAGCATTTAACGTCATatttcactttcaaaaatgaaatgttACACAAGTACAATCTAGATATTTACGAGAAGTGCTGCGAATCGTTTAACAACTTGCCCTTAGCAGCCTTAATGAACGGACAATATCTTTGTGTCCACGGTGGAATCTCTCCCGAATTAAACTCTTTGCAAGACATTAACAACCTGAATAGATTCAGGGAGATTCCATCGCATGGTCTGATGTGCGACCTATTGTGGGCTGACCCGATTGAAGAGTACGATGAAGTCATGGACAAAGACTTGACCGAGGAAGACATTGTTAACGCCAAGACAATGGTTCCTCACCACGGAAAAATGGCACCTTCAAGGGACATGTTTGTTCCAAACTCTGTAAGGGGTTGTTCATATGCCTTTACATATCGTGCAGCATGCCATTTTCTGCAAGAAACTGGGCTATTATCCATCATCAGGGCACACGAGGCTCAAGATGCTGGTTATAGAATGTACAAAAATACCAAGACATTGGGATTTCCCTCTCTTCTAACTCTTTTCAGTGCTCCGAACTATCTGGATACCTACAATAATAAGGCAGCTATACTGAAGTATGAGAATAACGTTATGAATATTAGACAATTCAACATGACTCCACACCCTTATTGGTTACCAGACTTTATGGATGTTTTCACGTGGTCATTGCCATTTGTTGGTGAAAAAGTTACGGAGATGCTGGTCGCAATTCTAAACATCTGTACTGAAGATGAGCTGGAAGTTGATACTCCCGTCATCGAAGAATTAGTTGGCACTAATACAAAGTTGCCGCAGAATAGCAAATCTAAAGGGACACCACAAGGTACCACTTCGACTTCGTCCAGGCATGTTTCCATCTTGGATGATGAACATCGAAGGAAGGCCCTAAGGAATAAAATTTTAGCCGTTGCCAAAGTTTCTAGGATGTACTCTGTTCTGAGAGAGGAGACCAACAAAGTTcagtttttgaaagacCACAATTCAGGTGTTTTGCCGCGTGGTGCTTTATCCAATGGTGTAAAAGGTTTAGATGAAGCTCTATCTACCTTTGAAAGAGCAAGGAAGCATGATTTAATTAACGAAAAATTACCTCCTTCATTGGATGaactaaaaaatgaaaacaagaaatactaTGAAAAAGTCTGGGAGAAAGTACACGAACATGATGCAAAGAAGGATGGCAAATGA
- the IMD4 gene encoding IMP dehydrogenase IMD4 (similar to Saccharomyces cerevisiae IMD4 (YML056C) and IMD3 (YLR432W); ancestral locus Anc_4.312): protein MSAAPLDYKKALDHLKSYSSRDGLSVQELMDSTTRGGLTYNDFLILPGLVDFPSSAVSLQTKLTKRISLNTPFVSSPMDTVTETDMAIYMALLGGIGFIHHNCTPKEQASMVKKVKMFENGFINSPIVISPATTVGEVKAMKRKFGFSGFPVTENGKCPGKLVGLVTSRDIQFLEDDSLAVSQVMTKNPVTGVKGITLKEGNEILKQTKKGKLLIVDEDGNLVSMLSRADLMKNQNYPLASKSATTKQLLCGAAIGTIEADKERLRLLVEAGLDVVILDSSQGNSIFQLNMIKWIKETFPDLEIIAGNVATREQAANLIAAGADGLRIGMGSGSICITQEVMACGRPQGTAVYNVCQFANQFGVPCMADGGVQNIGHITKALALGSSTVMMGGMLAGTTESPGEYFFKDGKRLKVYRGMGSIDAMQKTGNKGNASTSRYFSESDSVLVAQGVSGAVIDKGSIRKFIPYLYNGLQHSCQDIGYTSMDLLKENVQKGEVRFEFRTASAQLEGGVHNLHSYEKRLHN, encoded by the exons ATGAGTGCTGCTCCATTGGATTACAAGAAGGCTTTAGACCATTTGAAGAGTTACAGCTCCAGAGATGGTCTTTCTGTTCAGGAATTGATGGATTCTACAACCAGAGGTGGGTTGACTTACAATGATTTCTTGATCTTACCAGGTTTGGTTGACTTTCCATCTTCTGCAGTTAGTTTGCAAACAAAATTGACCAAGAGAATCTCCCTGAACACTCCATTTGTGTCTTCTCCTATGGACACAGTCACTGAAACCGATATGGCTATCTACATGGCTTTGTTAGGTGGTATTGGTTTTATCCATCATAACTGTACTCCAAAGGAACAGGCTTCCATGGTAAAGAAAGTTAAAATGTTCGAAAACGGTTTCATCAATTCTCCAATAGTCATTTCCCCAGCCACTACTGTTGGTGAAGTTAAGGccatgaaaagaaaatttggttTCTCTGGTTTCCCTGTTACTG AAAATGGTAAATGTCCAGGTAAGTTAGTCGGGTTGGTCACATCTCGTGACATACAATTTTTAGAGGATGATTCACTAGCCGTTTCTCAAGTTATGACTAAAAATCCAGTTACTGGTGTTAAAGGCAttactttgaaagaagGTAATGAAATCCTAAAACAAACCAAAAAGGGCAAGTTGCTAATTGTCGATGAAGATGGTAACTTAGTTTCCATGTTGTCAAGAGCagatttgatgaagaatcaAAATTACCCACTAGCTTCTAAGTCCGCTACTACAAAGCAATTGTTATGTGGTGCTGCTATTGGTACTATTGAGGCTGATAAGGAGAGATTAAGACTGTTGGTTGAAGCTGGTTTAGACGTTGTTATCTTGGATTCTTCTCAAGGTAACTCTATTTTCCAATTGAACATGATCAAATGGATCAAGGAAACATTCCCGGATTTAGAAATCATTGCCGGTAACGTTGCTACTAGAGAACAAGCTGCCAATTTGATCGCTGCTGGTGCAGACGGTTTGAGAATTGGTATGGGTTCTGGTTCCATTTGTATCACTCAAGAAGTTATGGCTTGTGGTAGACCACAAGGTACCGCTGTTTACAACGTTTGTCAGTTTGCTAACCAATTTGGTGTTCCATGTATGGCTGACGGTGGTGTTCAAAACATTGGTCACATCACCAAGGCTTTGGCCCTTGGTTCCTCTACCGTCATGATGGGTGGTATGTTGGCTGGTACTACCGAGTCCCCAGGTGAATACTTCTTCAAAGATGGTAAGAGATTGAAGGTTTACCGTGGTATGGGGTCCATTGATGCTATGCAAAAGACCGGTAACAAGGGCAATGCCTCTACCTCTCGTTACTTTTCTGAATCTGACAGTGTCTTGGTTGCGCAAGGTGTTTCTGGTGCTGTTATTGATAAAGGTTCTATCAGGAAGTTCATTCCATACTTGTACAATGGTTTGCAACATTCTTGTCAAGATATTGGCTACACATCAATGGATTTGTTGAAGGAAAATGTCCAAAAGGGAGAAGTCAGATTTGAATTCAGGACCGCTTCTGCTCAATTAGAAGGTGGTGTCCATAATCTGCACTCTTATGAAAAGCGTCTACACAACTGA
- the CYB2 gene encoding L-lactate dehydrogenase (cytochrome) (similar to Saccharomyces cerevisiae CYB2 (YML054C); ancestral locus Anc_4.304), which produces MLKYKHLLKISRACEASVFRSSKFRSDAIRRYGSTVSKSKSFEQDSRERTKSWTALSIGAILAAASSMAYLNWCNGEIGNEPKLDMNKQKISPAEVAKHNKPDDCWVVINGYVYDLTRFLPNHPGGQDVIKFNAGKDVTAIFEPLHAPNVIDKYIAPEKKLGPLQGSMPPELVCPPYAPGETKEDIARKEQLKSLLPPLDNIINLYDFEYLASQTLTKQAWAYYSSGANDEVTHRENHNAYHRIFFKPKILVDVSKVDISTDMLGSHVDVPFYVSATALCKLGNPLEGEKDVARGCGQGITKVPQMISTLASCSPEEIIEAAPSDKQIQWYQLYVNSDRKITDDLVKNVEKLGVKALFVTVDAPSLGQREKDMKLKFSNSKAGPKAMKKTDVEESQGASRALSKFIDPSLTWKDIEELKSKTKLPIVIKGVQRTEDVIKAAEIGVSGVVLSNHGGRQLDFSRAPIEVLAETMPILEKRNLKDKLEVYVDGGVRRGTDILKALCLGAKGVGLGRPFLYANSCYGRDGVEKAIQILRDEVEMSMRLLGVNSIAELKPDLLDLSTLKARSVAVPNDVLYNEVYEGPTLTDFQDA; this is translated from the coding sequence ATGTTAAAATACAAACACCTactgaaaatttcaagagcCTGTGAGGCAAGTGTCTTTAGGTCCTCTAAGTTTAGGTCGGATGCAATCCGCCGTTACGGTTCTACCGTGTCAAAATCCAAGTCGTTCGAACAAGACTCGAGAGAACGCACAAAGTCATGGACAGCTTTGAGCATTGGCGCAATCTTGGCTGCTGCTAGCTCAATGGCGTATCTAAACTGGTGTAATGGCGAAATAGGGAATGAACCGAAACTGGACATGAACAAGCAAAAAATTTCGCCCGCAGAAGTTGCCAAACATAACAAGCCCGATGATTGTTGGGTCGTAATCAATGGTTACGTGTATGATCTAACACGATTCCTGCCAAATCATCCAGGTGGTCAGGATGTTATCAAATTTAATGCTGGGAAAGATGTCACGGCTATTTTTGAGCCATTACATGCTCCTAATGTAATCGATAAGTATATTGCAcctgaaaagaaacttgGTCCTTTACAAGGGTCAATGCCACCAGAACTAGTTTGTCCACCCTATGCTCCCGGTGAAACCAAGGAAGACATTGCTAGGAAAGAACAACTAAAATCGCTGTTGCCTCCTCTAGACAATATCATCAATCTTTACGACTTTGAATACTTGGCCTCACAAACTTTGACTAAACAGGCATGGGCATACTATTCCTCGGGTGCCAATGATGAAGTCACCCATCGAGAAAATCATAACGCATATCACAggatctttttcaaaccaaAGATCCTGGTAGATGTAAGTAAAGTGGATATTTCGACCGACATGTTGGGCTCCCATGTGGATGTTCCCTTCTATGTGTCTGCCACAGCGTTGTGTAAACTAGGGAATCCGCTAGAAGGTGAGAAAGATGTTGCTAGAGGCTGTGGCCAAGGTATAACGAAAGTCCCACAAATGATATCTACTTTGGCTTCATGCTCTCCTGAGGAAATTATCGAAGCAGCACCATCTGATAAACAGATTCAATGGTACCAACTATATGTTAACTCTGATAGAAAGATCACGGACGATTTGGTTAAGAATGTAGAAAAATTGGGCGTAAAGGCGTTGTTTGTCACTGTGGATGCACCAAGTTTAGGTCAAAGGGAGAAAGATATGAAGttgaaattttctaattcaAAGGCTGGTCCAAAGGcaatgaagaaaacagaCGTAGAAGAATCACAAGGTGCTTCAAGAGCATTATCAAAGTTTATTGACCCCTCTTTGACTTGGAAGGACATTGAAGAGTTGAAGTCCAAGACAAAGCTACCTATTGTCATCAAAGGTGTTCAGCGCACTGAAGACGTTATTAAGGCAGCAGAAATTGGTGTGAGTGGTGTGGTCCTATCCAACCATGGAGGTAGACAGTTAGATTTTTCAAGGGCTCCCATTGAAGTCTTAGCTGAAACCATGccaattttggaaaaacgTAACTTGAAGGATAAATTGGAAGTTTACGTGGACGGTGGTGTTCGTCGTGGTACAGATATCTTGAAAGCGTTATGTCTAGGTGCTAAAGGTGTTGGTTTGGGTAGACCATTCTTGTATGCCAATTCATGTTATGGTCGCGATGGTGTCGAAAAAGccattcaaattttgagagATGAAGTCGAGATGTCTATGAGACTATTGGGTGTAAATAGCATTGCGGAATTGAAGCCGGATCTATTAGATTTATCCACATTAAAAGCGAGATCAGTGGCAGTGCCAAATGACGTCCTTTATAATGAGGTTTATGAAGGTCCTACTTTAACTGATTTTCAGGACGCATAA
- the SPC2 gene encoding signal peptidase complex subunit SPC2 (similar to Saccharomyces cerevisiae SPC2 (YML055W); ancestral locus Anc_4.307), with translation MSTAKPINVYSIPELNQALDEALPSIFARLNYERSYGLLDTKLYIGYSIAVVAGLSFFLDKKFERAEIVVYQKFLVGAYFVLSLMFWYFSRFIEKGTVYVGKKRDTKDEIYVKTKFENNEPLYLVELIQKKKGSNTKKELKAQLKVNKVFNESGYLQNEGLFKWFSEQHDVLITKKNE, from the coding sequence ATGAGTACTGCTAAGCCTATTAACGTATATTCCATTCCAGAGCTTAACCAGGCTCTAGATGAAGCCCTGCCTTCCATTTTCGCAAGATTGAACTATGAGAGATCCTACGGTTTACTCGACACTAAACTGTACATAGGGTATTCCATTGCTGTCGTGGCAGGTCTAAGTTTCTTCCTggacaaaaaatttgaaagagccGAGATTGTTGTGTATCAAAAGTTTCTAGTGGGCGCGTATTTCGTTTTATCGTTAATGTTCTGGTACTTCTCTCgttttattgaaaagggGACTGTTTATGTGgggaagaaaagagataCAAAGGATGAGATCTATGTAAAGactaaatttgaaaacaatgaacCTTTGTATCTGGTTGAActtattcaaaagaagaagggaAGCAACACCAAAAAGGAGTTGAAGGCTCAATTGAAGGTGAATAAAGTTTTTAATGAAAGTGGCTatttacaaaatgaagGACTCTTCAAATGGTTTTCCGAACAACATGATGTTCTTATtaccaagaaaaatgaataa